The following proteins are co-located in the Roseiconus lacunae genome:
- a CDS encoding DUF2200 domain-containing protein, with product MKTPPPGTAERIAKMTFASVYPHYVTKVEKKGRTKKELHEVIGWLTGYDEKALKSLIKDEITFDAFFQKATLHPNAHLITGVICGYRVEELEDPLIQKVRYLDKLVDELAKGKKMEKILRSE from the coding sequence ATGAAAACGCCGCCTCCCGGAACCGCCGAACGGATCGCAAAAATGACCTTCGCGTCGGTCTATCCTCACTACGTTACCAAAGTTGAAAAAAAAGGCAGAACAAAGAAAGAACTGCACGAAGTCATCGGCTGGCTCACCGGCTACGACGAGAAAGCACTGAAGTCATTGATCAAGGATGAAATAACCTTTGATGCGTTCTTTCAAAAGGCGACGCTTCATCCCAACGCGCACCTGATCACCGGGGTGATTTGTGGTTACCGGGTCGAAGAACTCGAAGACCCGCTAATTCAAAAAGTACGTTACCTCGACAAGCTCGTCGATGAACTGGCCAAAGGCAAAAAGATGGAAAAGATCCTGCGAAGCGAGTGA
- a CDS encoding glycine--tRNA ligase, whose translation MDKIVSLCKRRGFLFQSSEIYGGVQGFWDYGPLGVELKRNLKDAWWQDMISSHNELLVPANAPTEFEMVGLDCTIIMHPQVWKCSGHYDLFHDHMVDCKESKKRYRFDQIRGRWCSRGEQRIFVTTMAEAEQEEDEVRRRGMKYFKLRAKNADELTIEKESLTFDQIQERELVLAPDAKSLDTLTEPREFNLMFKTTLGALGGEADVTFLRPETAQGIFVNFKNVVDTSRVKIPFGIGQVGKSFRNEITPRNFTFRSREFEQMEIEFFCHPDQSKQWYQYWRDRRLKWYTELGLSDEALIMREHHVEELAHYSVGTADIEYAFPFLPEGEYGELEGIAHRGDFDLRSHMEGKLDPNSPEGEPMQVELNEHGKPKYKGSGKDLSYRDPITNERFIPHVIEPSAGADRAALAFLCEAYTEDKVPDDKGELQERTVMKLHPRLAPVKAAIFPLVKKDGMPEIAKDIYSELKKHMNVFYDDKGAVGKRYRRQDEAGTPYCITVDTDTLNDKTVTIRDRDSLEQVRIKIDDLVSELGDRLS comes from the coding sequence ATGGACAAAATCGTTTCGCTGTGCAAACGGCGAGGTTTCCTGTTTCAATCCAGTGAAATCTACGGCGGTGTTCAAGGCTTCTGGGACTACGGCCCACTGGGCGTCGAACTGAAACGGAATTTGAAAGACGCTTGGTGGCAGGACATGATCAGTTCACACAATGAACTGTTGGTGCCGGCCAACGCACCGACCGAATTTGAAATGGTCGGGTTGGATTGCACGATCATCATGCATCCCCAGGTTTGGAAGTGCAGCGGGCACTACGACCTGTTTCACGATCACATGGTCGACTGCAAGGAATCGAAGAAACGCTACCGATTTGACCAAATCCGTGGTCGCTGGTGTTCGCGTGGCGAGCAACGGATCTTTGTGACCACGATGGCTGAGGCGGAACAAGAGGAAGATGAAGTTCGTCGCCGTGGGATGAAATACTTCAAGCTCCGCGCGAAAAACGCAGACGAACTGACGATCGAGAAAGAATCGCTTACCTTCGATCAAATACAGGAGCGCGAGTTGGTTCTCGCCCCGGATGCGAAGTCGCTCGACACGCTAACCGAGCCGCGCGAATTTAACCTGATGTTCAAAACCACCCTCGGTGCGCTAGGCGGGGAAGCGGACGTAACATTTCTCCGTCCCGAGACGGCGCAAGGGATCTTTGTCAACTTTAAGAACGTCGTCGACACGTCGCGCGTGAAAATTCCTTTTGGTATCGGCCAGGTCGGCAAAAGCTTCCGTAATGAAATCACACCGCGAAACTTCACCTTCCGCTCGCGGGAATTCGAACAGATGGAAATCGAATTCTTCTGCCATCCTGATCAGTCGAAGCAGTGGTACCAATACTGGCGCGATCGCCGTTTAAAGTGGTACACCGAACTGGGATTGTCCGACGAAGCATTGATTATGCGTGAGCACCACGTCGAGGAACTCGCCCACTACAGCGTCGGAACGGCAGACATCGAATACGCGTTTCCGTTCTTGCCCGAAGGCGAATATGGTGAACTGGAAGGGATCGCTCACCGTGGCGACTTTGACCTTCGTAGTCACATGGAAGGAAAGCTGGATCCGAACTCGCCCGAAGGCGAACCCATGCAAGTCGAACTGAATGAGCATGGCAAGCCGAAATACAAAGGTAGCGGCAAGGACCTGTCGTATCGTGATCCGATCACCAACGAGCGGTTTATTCCACACGTCATCGAGCCTTCTGCGGGGGCCGATCGAGCGGCGTTGGCGTTCTTGTGCGAAGCGTACACCGAAGACAAAGTTCCCGACGACAAGGGAGAGCTTCAGGAGCGAACGGTGATGAAATTGCATCCCCGATTAGCGCCGGTCAAAGCCGCGATCTTCCCGCTGGTGAAAAAGGACGGCATGCCGGAGATTGCCAAGGACATTTATTCGGAACTGAAGAAACACATGAACGTGTTCTACGATGACAAAGGTGCCGTCGGAAAACGTTATCGGCGACAAGACGAAGCGGGGACGCCGTACTGCATTACGGTCGACACAGACACGCTGAATGACAAAACGGTGACGATCCGTGATCGGGATTCGTTGGAACAAGTTCGGATCAAGATCGACGACTTGGTCAGCGAACTCGGTGATCGCCTGAGCTAG
- a CDS encoding tetratricopeptide repeat protein, translating to MKLEMNPPNPQLNGQLEGFPTGPEGLFQKGVIAGVTVFLLLLTSAGCRFSASGKNALGAQLHQQGQYTAALQQFQQVVADDPTNPDGYYNLAATTHRLAKQRSDEALFNNAEALYNQCLDHDANHVECHRGLAVLLMDTGRPDRAFALVKNWASSNPTAAEPRIELARLYEEVGQPETALKYLEDAVQQDANNSRAWLALARLRESSGDLPQALQNYQRALALNNTQPMIAERVAALSREINSNLDAARSGAQTQIARPLPYPSTNRY from the coding sequence ATGAAACTTGAAATGAACCCACCTAACCCTCAATTGAATGGCCAATTAGAGGGGTTTCCGACTGGTCCTGAGGGACTGTTTCAGAAGGGCGTCATCGCCGGGGTGACGGTTTTCCTTCTTCTTCTTACATCGGCTGGATGTCGCTTTAGCGCTAGTGGAAAAAATGCCTTGGGGGCGCAGTTGCACCAACAAGGTCAGTACACGGCCGCTTTGCAACAGTTCCAACAGGTGGTTGCGGACGATCCGACCAATCCTGACGGTTATTACAATCTTGCCGCCACCACGCACCGGCTGGCCAAACAGCGATCAGATGAGGCGTTGTTCAATAATGCCGAGGCGCTTTACAACCAATGTCTCGACCACGATGCCAATCACGTCGAATGTCATCGAGGCCTAGCCGTCCTGCTGATGGACACGGGCCGCCCCGATCGGGCCTTCGCCCTGGTGAAGAATTGGGCGAGCAGCAATCCGACTGCCGCCGAACCGCGGATCGAGTTGGCTCGTCTGTACGAAGAGGTCGGCCAACCGGAGACAGCCCTGAAGTATCTTGAAGACGCAGTCCAGCAGGACGCAAACAATTCACGGGCTTGGCTCGCATTGGCTCGTTTGCGTGAGTCCAGCGGCGATTTGCCGCAGGCCCTGCAGAACTACCAGCGTGCCCTTGCGCTCAACAACACTCAGCCCATGATCGCAGAACGGGTCGCGGCGCTCAGTCGCGAGATCAATTCGAATCTGGACGCCGCTCGATCGGGGGCCCAGACCCAAATTGCGCGACCGCTGCCCTATCCCTCGACCAATCGCTACTAG